The Neovison vison isolate M4711 chromosome 13, ASM_NN_V1, whole genome shotgun sequence genome includes a region encoding these proteins:
- the DLL4 gene encoding delta-like protein 4 isoform X1, whose amino-acid sequence MAAASRSASRWALLLLVALWQQRAACSGVFQLQLQEFANERGVLASGRPCEPGCRTFFRVCLKHFQAVLSPGPCTFGSVSTPVLGTNSFAVGDDSSGGGRNPLQLPFNFTWPGTFSLIIEAWHAPGDDLRPEALPPDALISKIAIQGSLAVGKNWLLDEQTSPPTRLRYSYRVICSDNYYGDSCSRLCKKRNDHFGHYVCQPDGSLSCLPGWTGEYCEEPVCLSGCHEQNGYCSKPAECICRPGWQGRLCDECIPHNGCRHGTCSIPWQCTCDEGWGGLFCDQDLNYCTHHSPCKNGATCSNSGQRSYTCTCRPGYTGVDCELELSECDSNPCRNGGSCKDQEDGYRCLCAPGYYGLHCEHSTLSCADSPCFNGGSCRERSQGASYACECPPNFMGSNCEKKVDRCASNPCANGGQCLNRGPNRVCRCRPGFTGPYCELHLSDCARNPCAHGGTCHEMENGLVCTCAAGFSGRRCEVRIHVDACTSGPCFNGATCYPGLSEDSFVCNCPYGFVGSRCEFPVSMPPSFPWVAVSLGVGLVVVLVLLGMVAVAVRQLRLRRPDDGSREAMNNLSDFQKDNLIPAAQLKNTNQKKELEVDCGLDKSNCGKQQNHTLDYNLAPGALGRGTMLGKYPHSEKSLGEKAPLRLHSEKPECRISAICSPRDSMYQSVCLISEERNECVIATEV is encoded by the exons ATGGCAGCCGCGTCCCGTAGCGCCTCTCGCTGGGCGCTACTGCTGCTGGTGGCACTTTGGCAGCAG CGCGCAGCCTGCTCCGGAGTCTTCCAGCTGCAGCTGCAGGAGTTTGCCAACGAGCGTGGTGTGCTGGCCAGCGGGCGGCCGTGCGAACCCGGCTGCAGGACGTTCTTCCGCGTCTGCCTTAAGCACTTCCAGGCGGTCTTGTCGCCCGGGCCCTGCACCTTCGGCAGCGTCTCTACGCCTGTGTTGGGCACCAACTCCTTCGCGGTCGGGGACGATAGTAGTGGCGGGGGACGCAACCCTCTCCAGCTGCCTTTCAATTTCACCTGGCCG GGTACCTTCTCACTCATCATAGAAGCTTGGCACGCGCCAGGAGACGACCTGCGGCCAG AGGCCTTGCCACCCGACGCGCTCATCAGCAAGATCGCCATCCAGGGCTCCCTAGCTGTGGGCAAGAACTGGTTACTGGATGAGCAGACCAGCCCCCCAACGAGGCTGCGCTACTCTTACCGGGTCATCTGCAGTGACAACTACTATGGGGACAGCTGCTCACGCCTGTGCAAGAAGCGCAATGACCACTTCGGCCACTACGTGTGCCAACCAGATGGCAGCCTGTCCTGCCTCCCCGGCTGGACTGGGGAGTACTGCGAAGAGC cgGTCTGTCTTTCTGGCTGTCACGAACAGAACGGCTACTGCAGCAAGCCAGCGGAGTGCAT CTGCCGCCCAGGCTGGCAGGGCCGCCTTTGCGATGAATGTATTCCCCACAATGGCTGTCGCCATGGCACCTGCAGCATCCCATGGCAGTGCACCTGCGATGAGGGCTGGGGTGGCCTCTTCTGTGACCAAG ATCTCAATTACTGCACCCACCACTCCCCCTGCAAGAATGGGGCGACATGCTCCAACAGCGGACAGCGGAGCTACACCTGCACCTGCCGCCCAGGCTACACTGGCGTGGACTGCGAGCTGGAGCTCAGCGAGTGTGACAGCAACCCCTGTCGCAACGGGGGCAGCTGTAAG GACCAGGAGGATGGTTACCGTTGCCTCTGTGCCCCGGGCTACTATGGCCTGCACTGTGAGCACAGTACATTGAGCTGTGCCGACTCCCCTTGCTTCAATGGGGGTTCCTGCCGGGAGCGCAGCCAGGGGGCCAGCTATGCCTGTGAGTGCCCCCCCAACTTCATGGGCTCCAACTGTGAGAAAAAAGTGGACAGGTGTGCCAGCAACCCGTGTGCCAATG GGGGCCAGTGCCTGAACCGTGGTCCCAACCGCGTGTGCCGCTGCCGTCCTGGGTTCACAGGCCCCTACTGTGAACTCCACCTCAGTGACTGTGCCCGCAACCCTTGTGCCCATGGTGGCACCTGCCACGAGATGGAGAATGGGCTCGTGTGCACCTGTGCTGCTGGCTTCTCTGGCCGGCGCTGCGAGGTGCGGATACATGTCGACGCCTGTACCTCGGGACCCTGCTTCAACGGGGCCACCTGCTACCCTGGCCTCTCCGAGGACAGCTTTGTCTGCAACTGTCCCTATGGCTTTGTGGGCAGCCGCTGCGAGTTCCCTGTGAGCATGCCGCCCAGCTTCCCCTGGGTGGCTGTCTCTCTGGGTGTGGGcctggtggtggtgctggtgttGCTGGGCATGGTGGCGGTGGCTGTGCGGCAGCTGCGGCTCCGGCGACCTGACGACGGCAGCAGGGAGGCCATGAACAACTTGTCGGACTTCCAGAAGGACAACCTGATCCCTGCTGCCCAGCTCAAGAATACAAACCAGAAGAAGGAGCTGGAAGTGGACTGTGGCCTGGACAAGTCCAACTGTGGCAAACAGCAGAACCACACGCTGGACTATAATCTGGCCCCAGGGGCTCTGGGGCGAGGGACCATGCTGGGAAAGTACCCCCACAGTGAGAAGAGCTTAGGGGAGAAGGCGCCACTGCGGTTACACAG TGAAAAGCCAGAGTGTCGGATATCAGCGATATGCTCCCCCAGGGATTCCATGTACCAGTCTGTGTGTTTGATATCAGAAGAGAGGAACGAATGTGTCATTGCCACGGAG GTATAA
- the DLL4 gene encoding delta-like protein 4 isoform X2 produces the protein MAAASRSASRWALLLLVALWQQRAACSGVFQLQLQEFANERGVLASGRPCEPGCRTFFRVCLKHFQAVLSPGPCTFGSVSTPVLGTNSFAVGDDSSGGGRNPLQLPFNFTWPGTFSLIIEAWHAPGDDLRPEALPPDALISKIAIQGSLAVGKNWLLDEQTSPPTRLRYSYRVICSDNYYGDSCSRLCKKRNDHFGHYVCQPDGSLSCLPGWTGEYCEEPVCLSGCHEQNGYCSKPAECICRPGWQGRLCDECIPHNGCRHGTCSIPWQCTCDEGWGGLFCDQDLNYCTHHSPCKNGATCSNSGQRSYTCTCRPGYTGVDCELELSECDSNPCRNGGSCKDQEDGYRCLCAPGYYGLHCEHSTLSCADSPCFNGGSCRERSQGASYACECPPNFMGSNCEKKVDRCASNPCANGGQCLNRGPNRVCRCRPGFTGPYCELHLSDCARNPCAHGGTCHEMENGLVCTCAAGFSGRRCEKDNLIPAAQLKNTNQKKELEVDCGLDKSNCGKQQNHTLDYNLAPGALGRGTMLGKYPHSEKSLGEKAPLRLHSEKPECRISAICSPRDSMYQSVCLISEERNECVIATEV, from the exons ATGGCAGCCGCGTCCCGTAGCGCCTCTCGCTGGGCGCTACTGCTGCTGGTGGCACTTTGGCAGCAG CGCGCAGCCTGCTCCGGAGTCTTCCAGCTGCAGCTGCAGGAGTTTGCCAACGAGCGTGGTGTGCTGGCCAGCGGGCGGCCGTGCGAACCCGGCTGCAGGACGTTCTTCCGCGTCTGCCTTAAGCACTTCCAGGCGGTCTTGTCGCCCGGGCCCTGCACCTTCGGCAGCGTCTCTACGCCTGTGTTGGGCACCAACTCCTTCGCGGTCGGGGACGATAGTAGTGGCGGGGGACGCAACCCTCTCCAGCTGCCTTTCAATTTCACCTGGCCG GGTACCTTCTCACTCATCATAGAAGCTTGGCACGCGCCAGGAGACGACCTGCGGCCAG AGGCCTTGCCACCCGACGCGCTCATCAGCAAGATCGCCATCCAGGGCTCCCTAGCTGTGGGCAAGAACTGGTTACTGGATGAGCAGACCAGCCCCCCAACGAGGCTGCGCTACTCTTACCGGGTCATCTGCAGTGACAACTACTATGGGGACAGCTGCTCACGCCTGTGCAAGAAGCGCAATGACCACTTCGGCCACTACGTGTGCCAACCAGATGGCAGCCTGTCCTGCCTCCCCGGCTGGACTGGGGAGTACTGCGAAGAGC cgGTCTGTCTTTCTGGCTGTCACGAACAGAACGGCTACTGCAGCAAGCCAGCGGAGTGCAT CTGCCGCCCAGGCTGGCAGGGCCGCCTTTGCGATGAATGTATTCCCCACAATGGCTGTCGCCATGGCACCTGCAGCATCCCATGGCAGTGCACCTGCGATGAGGGCTGGGGTGGCCTCTTCTGTGACCAAG ATCTCAATTACTGCACCCACCACTCCCCCTGCAAGAATGGGGCGACATGCTCCAACAGCGGACAGCGGAGCTACACCTGCACCTGCCGCCCAGGCTACACTGGCGTGGACTGCGAGCTGGAGCTCAGCGAGTGTGACAGCAACCCCTGTCGCAACGGGGGCAGCTGTAAG GACCAGGAGGATGGTTACCGTTGCCTCTGTGCCCCGGGCTACTATGGCCTGCACTGTGAGCACAGTACATTGAGCTGTGCCGACTCCCCTTGCTTCAATGGGGGTTCCTGCCGGGAGCGCAGCCAGGGGGCCAGCTATGCCTGTGAGTGCCCCCCCAACTTCATGGGCTCCAACTGTGAGAAAAAAGTGGACAGGTGTGCCAGCAACCCGTGTGCCAATG GGGGCCAGTGCCTGAACCGTGGTCCCAACCGCGTGTGCCGCTGCCGTCCTGGGTTCACAGGCCCCTACTGTGAACTCCACCTCAGTGACTGTGCCCGCAACCCTTGTGCCCATGGTGGCACCTGCCACGAGATGGAGAATGGGCTCGTGTGCACCTGTGCTGCTGGCTTCTCTGGCCGGCGCTGCGAG AAGGACAACCTGATCCCTGCTGCCCAGCTCAAGAATACAAACCAGAAGAAGGAGCTGGAAGTGGACTGTGGCCTGGACAAGTCCAACTGTGGCAAACAGCAGAACCACACGCTGGACTATAATCTGGCCCCAGGGGCTCTGGGGCGAGGGACCATGCTGGGAAAGTACCCCCACAGTGAGAAGAGCTTAGGGGAGAAGGCGCCACTGCGGTTACACAG TGAAAAGCCAGAGTGTCGGATATCAGCGATATGCTCCCCCAGGGATTCCATGTACCAGTCTGTGTGTTTGATATCAGAAGAGAGGAACGAATGTGTCATTGCCACGGAG GTATAA